TTTCCACCCCGCGAATGGCATTGATGAATTCCTCTTCCACCCGCCATTCCCCGTGGTCCTCGGGCCGGATCTCGATTTCGGTCAGGGCGTCGTCGCCCCGCTGCGCTCCGTAAAGTTTGCCGTCGCCCATGCGGATGGTGCCTTCGCTGCCGTAGATCGTGGCTTCACTTTCGTCGGCGAGGCCCTGGACGACTGAAATCTTGACATAGGCCGACGCGCCGCAGATCATGTCCATCACGATGTCGATGTGCTCCGGCACCCTGACGGCGCGCATCACGCCCGTTTCGGCGTCGCGGCGCATCTTCGTGAAGGTCTTGCCCTGGGCGAAAACCGAAAGCGGATCCCCGACCCAGCGCCGCATGGCCTCGTACCAGATGCCCATGGTCATGACGTTCATGCCGCTGTAGTCCGTATTGTGCCGCCAGTGCAAAGGGCCGTCGCTGTCGATGAAGTCGCTTCCCGAGGACCGGAGTTCCACGCTGAGGATCTCACCCACGTATCCTTCCGCGATCAGTCGCTGAATGGTCTTGTCCGCCCACAGCGTCATGGGGGAAGGCACGATCTGGGCGACGAGGTCCGGGTTGTTCTGCGCAGCGTCGTGCATGAGCTGGGCCTCTTCGTAGTTCATGGCCATGCGCGCTTCGCACAGGATGTGCTTGCCGTTCGCCAGGGCCGCCATGCTCGTGGCGCAGTGAAGATAGGGCCAGGTCCCCACGACGATGGCGTCCGTGTCTTCGGCCTCGATCAGTTCGGTCCACGTTTCGTAGGTCTTCGGGATGCCGAACTGCTTCGCCACCCGCTCCGACGACGCCCGGCTTCGGTTGCACACGCTGACGATCTTCACGCCTTCAATGGCCTGCAGCTTCGGTATGTGCATGGTCACGGTATTGGTGCCGGCGCCGACCACGCCTACCCGGATGGTATCCATTCGTTTCCCCTTTTGGTCTGCTGGATGAAGTTAAAAAAACTACGTTCTGCGTGCACGGATGATGTCCGCCAGGTTCCGCGCCATCTCCTCGAAACCGGCGGGCGCCGGATGCACGAGGTCCACCGTGAGGCCGGTGTTGGACCGGAGCATGGCGTCTCCCGGAACATGCACGAGCTTCGGGCGGTTCAACTCCAGCACCCGTTCCGCCACGATGGACCGGAAGGTCTGGCATTTTTCGACGCCCGTAAAATCATACCGGCACGGGAATATGTCAATGCAGAAGATCCAGTCGTCGGGATGGGCGTCGGCGATCGTGGTCACGAAGTACGCGACGCGGTTATAAAACTCGTCCACGGTGAAGGACTGCACGACGTTGATACCCATCTCCAGCGTGGCGAAGTGCCAGTCCGTGCGTCCGGCGATGTATTCCGCCATGCCCGCTTCCAGGTGGGCGCCTCCGCCGAATCCCAGGTTGAAGAGATCGGTGCCCAGCAGCTCTGCGGTCCGGGCAGGATATGTGCCCGTGGGCCGGACGGCCGTGCTGCCGTGGGTGATCGACGAACCGTAGGCCAGGTACCGGGTCTGCGGCGCCTGGTCCGGCCTCGGCAGGGACGTGTCGCCTTCAATGGAGAACAGGCGGACCGCAGGCCGCCACGGCAGGACCACCCGGGTGAGGCCGGTATCAAACCGTGCATCGGACGGCGTGACCCGGCGCATGTCCGCTTCGGACTCGGGGCACACAACGGTGATTCGCGTCGGGGTCTCGTCGACGATATGCAGGGCGCTGAAAAAGTCGCCCTGGTACACTTCCGCGAGTGTCGGGCCATCGGGGCTCTGGAGCGTGATAGCCGCCTCCGGTCCCTCCAGGTTGAACCGGATCTCGCACCCGGTGGCCTGCAGGGCGTTGTTCTTCGCCGACTCGTTCAGCGTCACGCGCAGGTCGTTCGGCACGCGGCAGCATATACTTCCCGCGCCGCCGGGGTCGTCCAGCAGTTCGTGTACGTTGTGCAGTTCAGCCTGGCCGAGAATCACGTGAACCTCCTGTCCTAGATATTCAGCAGCCGGGACGCGTTTTCGCCCAGTGCCATGCGTTTCGCTTCGTCGGATATCCGGGCCGTGATGATCTTGCCGATCTGCGGCCTGGGGTCCATCAGGGGCATGTCCGATCCGTAGAGCACGCGGTCGGCCCCGCCCTTTTCCACCAGTTCCTCGATCACGCCGGGCGTCCGGTACGTCGAGCAGGTCTCCAGGTAGACGTTCGGGTACTTCTGCGCGGCGGCGATGGCCTCCGCACGGGCCTCGGGCACGTTGCCGCAGTGGGCGGAGACGAAATTCACCCGGGGGTAGGCCGGCGCGAGGTCTTCGAAGTAACGGGGCCGGCTGTTGATGAAATGGTCCGTGTGGAAGATGATGGCCAGCCCCCGGTCCTGGGCGAACTCGTAGATCGGATGCCAGGGTTACACGTTGAAGCGCCAGGGCGTATAGGGCGGGTAGAGCTTGATGGCCGGAAAACCCAGTTTGTCGATCGCCCTCTCCAGTTCGGGAACCATGCGTTCGGGCATGGTCGGCGAGACATAGGCGAAACCGACGAAGCGGTCCGGGTTCCTGGCGACGAATTTCGCCGTCAGGTCGTTGCCCGTGGTCCCGTCCGGATGAAATATGTGGAACAGGCACGCGATATCGATGCCGACGGCGTCCATGGCCCCCAGGAGGAGTTCCGGATCGTCCACCATGCCGTACCGTTCCCACCGGCCTGTGTGACCGTGGTAGTCGATCACCCTCGTGCCTTCTATCATGACCCCTCCCCGAGTCCGAGCAGCCGCTCGACGTTTCCCGCGCAGATCCGCGCGAGTGCATCCTCGTCCATGCGCGTGTGGTGCAGGTAGAACAGGATCGGCCCCATGGCGTACCGGGGATACCACGAGCCGTAGACGAACCGTTCCGCGCCGAACCGTTCCACGAGGGCCTCTACTTCACCTATGGGTTCGTAGCGGCTGAGTTCCAGCACGGAACGGGAACTCGCTTCCAGCAGCCCGCGAACGACCAGCGCGTGGGTATAGTGCGCGCCGACGAGCACGGCGTGCAGGTCCGGATAGGCCTTGAGCGTCGTGACCAGGTGGTCTGTTTCCACGTCCATCAGCGGGATCCAGATGGGGATCCCGGCGTTTGAAAGAAAGGTCAGGAGATCGTCGTAACCCCATGGGAGAAAGGGAAGTCCGGCGGACTGGCAGTCGTGCAGCCGGACGGAACGCACCCGGCCCCGGCCGTGGAGTTCCGCGATCTGCTCCCGGGAGGTTTCCACCGGCGCGACCGACCACTGGGGGATCAGGCGTCCGTCCTCGTCGAGCCAGTCCTCGAGGTACTCGTTGCCGTCCGTCGGACTGATCTGTTCACCCTGGGCATGGTAGATCACGGCGCGCCCGACCCCGTGGAAATCCATTTCGTCGAGCAGTTGCGCGGGGCTCTGGCAGGGCGATGGTCCGGTATGATGATTGCCCACGCACACATTCGCGTCGATGACGGGCACGCGGGGCGAGAAGGTCAGTGAGGTCACGTGGACGGGTTCCTGTTGCTAAGATGATCCGGCATCCATGCC
The DNA window shown above is from Gemmatimonadota bacterium and carries:
- a CDS encoding Gfo/Idh/MocA family oxidoreductase, with amino-acid sequence MDTIRVGVVGAGTNTVTMHIPKLQAIEGVKIVSVCNRSRASSERVAKQFGIPKTYETWTELIEAEDTDAIVVGTWPYLHCATSMAALANGKHILCEARMAMNYEEAQLMHDAAQNNPDLVAQIVPSPMTLWADKTIQRLIAEGYVGEILSVELRSSGSDFIDSDGPLHWRHNTDYSGMNVMTMGIWYEAMRRWVGDPLSVFAQGKTFTKMRRDAETGVMRAVRVPEHIDIVMDMICGASAYVKISVVQGLADESEATIYGSEGTIRMGDGKLYGAQRGDDALTEIEIRPEDHGEWRVEEEFINAIRGVE
- a CDS encoding amidohydrolase family protein encodes the protein MYEFAQDRGLAIIFHTDHFINSRPRYFEDLAPAYPRVNFVSAHCGNVPEARAEAIAAAQKYPNVYLETCSTYRTPGVIEELVEKGGADRVLYGSDMPLMDPRPQIGKIITARISDEAKRMALGENASRLLNI
- a CDS encoding amidohydrolase family protein, translating into MIEGTRVIDYHGHTGRWERYGMVDDPELLLGAMDAVGIDIACLFHIFHPDGTTGNDLTAKFVARNPDRFVGFAYVSPTMPERMVPELERAIDKLGFPAIKLYPPYTPWRFNV
- a CDS encoding amidohydrolase family protein, with the protein product MTSLTFSPRVPVIDANVCVGNHHTGPSPCQSPAQLLDEMDFHGVGRAVIYHAQGEQISPTDGNEYLEDWLDEDGRLIPQWSVAPVETSREQIAELHGRGRVRSVRLHDCQSAGLPFLPWGYDDLLTFLSNAGIPIWIPLMDVETDHLVTTLKAYPDLHAVLVGAHYTHALVVRGLLEASSRSVLELSRYEPIGEVEALVERFGAERFVYGSWYPRYAMGPILFYLHHTRMDEDALARICAGNVERLLGLGEGS